Proteins from one Primulina huaijiensis isolate GDHJ02 chromosome 18, ASM1229523v2, whole genome shotgun sequence genomic window:
- the LOC140964039 gene encoding uncharacterized protein isoform X1, with translation MVFFSRRRSELGEKQMAAAAPSKCFLVTGSPGVGKTTLIIRVLEALKRSNPALKIQGFYTREIREGSERVGFEVVTLDGRQGPLASTKTTSLESQRWPSVGKYKVDVSSFESLALPELQVKEDTDLFVIDEVGKMELFSSSFFPAVLRVLESNIPLLATVPIPKSGRDIPGVARLKNHPGATIHMLNTSNRDITKEQIYSTLLDLLQNH, from the exons ATGGTTTTCTTCTCTCGACGCCGGTCTGAATTGGGAGAGAAGCAAATGGCGGCTGCAGCTCCCTCCAAATGCTTTCTCGTCACTGGCTCTCCG GGAGTAGGCAAAACAACTCTGATAATCCGAGTGCTAGAAGCCCTGAAACGTTCTAATCCCGCCTTAAAGATTCAAGGATTCTATACTC GGGAGATAAGAGAAGGTTCAGAAAGGGTAGGCTTTGAAGTGGTAACTCTTGATGGTCGTCAAGGTCCTCTTGCTTCCACCAAAACTACTAG TCTCGAATCTCAAAGATGGCCCAGTGTGGGAAAGTACAAAGTTGACGTCTCATCCTTTGAATCATTAGCACTGCCTGAGCTACAG GTCAAGGAAGACACTGATCTGTTCGTTATTGATGAAGTTGGTAAAATGGAGCTGTTTAGTTCATCTTTCTTTCCTGCTGTGTTACGGGTTCTGGAATCCAATATCCCACTTCTGGCAACTGTCCCGATTCCGAAGTCTGGCAGAGATATTCCTGGTG TTGCCAGGTTGAAAAATCATCCAGGGGCTACCATTCATATGCTAAACACTAGTAACAGGGATATCACAAAAGAACAAATATACTCCACCTTATTGGACTTGCTGCAAAATCACTAG
- the LOC140964039 gene encoding uncharacterized protein isoform X2, translated as MRIIGQTSKWFSSLDAGLNWERSKWRLQLPPNAFSSLALRLESQRWPSVGKYKVDVSSFESLALPELQVKEDTDLFVIDEVGKMELFSSSFFPAVLRVLESNIPLLATVPIPKSGRDIPGVARLKNHPGATIHMLNTSNRDITKEQIYSTLLDLLQNH; from the exons atgagGATTATAGGCCAAACAAGTAAATGGTTTTCTTCTCTCGACGCCGGTCTGAATTGGGAGAGAAGCAAATGGCGGCTGCAGCTCCCTCCAAATGCTTTCTCGTCACTGGCTCTCCG TCTCGAATCTCAAAGATGGCCCAGTGTGGGAAAGTACAAAGTTGACGTCTCATCCTTTGAATCATTAGCACTGCCTGAGCTACAG GTCAAGGAAGACACTGATCTGTTCGTTATTGATGAAGTTGGTAAAATGGAGCTGTTTAGTTCATCTTTCTTTCCTGCTGTGTTACGGGTTCTGGAATCCAATATCCCACTTCTGGCAACTGTCCCGATTCCGAAGTCTGGCAGAGATATTCCTGGTG TTGCCAGGTTGAAAAATCATCCAGGGGCTACCATTCATATGCTAAACACTAGTAACAGGGATATCACAAAAGAACAAATATACTCCACCTTATTGGACTTGCTGCAAAATCACTAG
- the LOC140964935 gene encoding dehydrodolichyl diphosphate synthase 6-like isoform X1: MDNKKENLAGRLFGSFIRYMRRFLFRVLSVGPIPNHLAFILDGNRRYARKWDLGEGMGHRAGFLSLMSLMKYCYELGVKYVTIYAFSIDNFKRRPEEVQSVMDLMLEKIEGLLKEESIVNQYGVRVYFIGNLNLLSETVRLATEKAMKATSNNDKIILLVCMAYTSTDEIVHAAQESCNNKRHEIQSVMKMNDAQNGDIGKKKLGENYVIKLADIERNMYMGVAPDPDILIRSSGETRLSNFLLWQTSNCLLYSPKALWPEVGLCHLVWAVLNFQRVHTELEKRRKQL; encoded by the coding sequence ATGGACAACAAGAAGGAAAATCTTGCTGGCAGGTTGTTTGGAAGTTTTATACGCTATATGCGAAGATTTCTTTTTCGCGTTCTTTCTGTGGGTCCAATTCCAAACCACCTGGCCTTTATTTTAGATGGCAATCGAAGATATGCCAGGAAGTGGGATCTTGGAGAAGGAATGGGCCATAGAGCCGGATTTTTGTCTCTCATGTCATTGATGAAGTACTGCTACGAATTGGGTGTGAAATATGTGACCATATATGCATTTAGCATCGACAATTTCAAAAGAAGGCCTGAAGAAGTTCAGAGTGTGATGGATTTGATGCTCGAGAAAATTGAAGGTTTGCTCAAGGAAGAAAGTATAGTGAACCAATATGGGGTCAGGGTATATTTTATCGGGAACTTGAATCTTTTAAGTGAAACTGTAAGACTTGCTACTGAAAAGGCCATGAAAGCCACATCTAATAATGACAAAATCATTCTCCTTGTTTGTATGGCCTatacttcaactgatgaaattgTGCATGCTGCTCAAGAATCTTGCAACAATAAGCGGCATGAGATTCAATCTGTGATGAAAATGAATGATGCTCAAAATGGTGATATTGGTAAAAAAAAACTTGGGGAAAACTATGTTATAAAGCTTGCAGATATCGAGAGAAACATGTACATGGGAGTGGCACCTGATCCTGATATCTTGATCCGTTCCTCAGGCGAGACTCGACTGAGCAATTTTCTGCTTTGGCAAACTTCAAACTGCCTTTTGTATTCCCCCAAAGCATTGTGGCCGGAAGTTGGCTTGTGCCATTTGGTGTGGGCTGTACTGAACTTCCAGAGAGTCCATACCGAGCTGGAGAAGAGAAGGAAGCAGCTGTAA
- the LOC140964039 gene encoding uncharacterized protein isoform X3 yields MLSRHWLSGEIREGSERVGFEVVTLDGRQGPLASTKTTSLESQRWPSVGKYKVDVSSFESLALPELQVKEDTDLFVIDEVGKMELFSSSFFPAVLRVLESNIPLLATVPIPKSGRDIPGVARLKNHPGATIHMLNTSNRDITKEQIYSTLLDLLQNH; encoded by the exons ATGCTTTCTCGTCACTGGCTCTCCG GGGAGATAAGAGAAGGTTCAGAAAGGGTAGGCTTTGAAGTGGTAACTCTTGATGGTCGTCAAGGTCCTCTTGCTTCCACCAAAACTACTAG TCTCGAATCTCAAAGATGGCCCAGTGTGGGAAAGTACAAAGTTGACGTCTCATCCTTTGAATCATTAGCACTGCCTGAGCTACAG GTCAAGGAAGACACTGATCTGTTCGTTATTGATGAAGTTGGTAAAATGGAGCTGTTTAGTTCATCTTTCTTTCCTGCTGTGTTACGGGTTCTGGAATCCAATATCCCACTTCTGGCAACTGTCCCGATTCCGAAGTCTGGCAGAGATATTCCTGGTG TTGCCAGGTTGAAAAATCATCCAGGGGCTACCATTCATATGCTAAACACTAGTAACAGGGATATCACAAAAGAACAAATATACTCCACCTTATTGGACTTGCTGCAAAATCACTAG
- the LOC140964590 gene encoding UDP-glucuronic acid decarboxylase 1-like, with the protein INYLLKEQRLLFIFVGILIGSSFFILQPSLSHVSTSSSVDPRNHISSRSSESTLASYDPRELGQNYGNWDSGSNGYRPNGVGRVPVGIKGKRKRIVVTGGAGFVGSHLVDKLIARGDDVIVMDNFFTGRKENIVHLFGNPRFELIRHDVVEPILLEVDQIYHLACPASSVHYKYNPVKTIISLTNVMGTLNMLDLAKRIGARFLLTSTSEVYGDPLEHPQKETNWGHVNPIGVRSCYDEGKRTAETLTMDYHRVDGVEVFSLDCVRSCYDEGKRTAETLTMDYHRVDGVEQEHFQPP; encoded by the exons ATCAATTACCTCCTCAAAGAACAGCGCCTTCTGTTCATCTTTGTTGGTATCTTAATCGGCTCCTCTTTTTTCATCCTACAACCCTCTCTTTCCCATGTCTCTACATCTTCTTCCGTGGATCCCCGCAACCACATTTCTTCCCGAAGCAGCGAATCCACGCTTGCTTCCTACGATCCGAGGGAGTTAGGACAGAATTATGGGAATTGGGATAGCGGGAGCAATGGGTATCGTCCCAATGGGGTAGGGAGGGTGCCGGTTGGTATAAAGGGGAAGAGAAAGAGGATTGTGGTAACTGGTGGGGCGGGATTCGTGGGCAGTCATTTGGTGGATAAGTTGATTGCTAGAGGGGATGATGTCATCGTGATGGATAATTTTTTTACTGGGAGGAAGGAGAATATTGTTCATTTGTTTGGTAATCCGAGGTTTGAGTTGATTAGGCATGATGTGGTTGAGCCCATTTTGTTGGAGGTGGATCAGATCTATCATTTGGCGTGCCCTGCATCCTCAGTTCATTACAAGTATAATCCTGTCAAGACTATCATATCCTT GACAAATGTGATGGGTACCCTGAATATGTTGGACCTTGCAAAAAGAATTGGTGCTAGGTTTCTTCTGACAAGTACAAGTGAGGTTTACGGTGATCCTCTTGAGCATCCGCAGAAGGAGACAAATTGGGGACATGTGAATCCCATAG GTGTAAGGAGTTGCTATGACGAAGGAAAACGAACGGCTGAAACCTTAACTATGGATTATCATCGCGTCGATGGTGTTGAGGTATTTAGCTTGGACT GTGTAAGGAGTTGCTATGACGAAGGAAAACGAACAGCTGAAACCTTAACTATGGATTATCATCGCGTCGATGGTGTTGAG CAAGAGCATTTTCAGCCACCATGA
- the LOC140964935 gene encoding dehydrodolichyl diphosphate synthase 6-like isoform X2 yields MLGAVCLNSIGIFLPNLQNHRFGKKLKWTTRRKILLADGNRRYARKWDLGEGMGHRAGFLSLMSLMKYCYELGVKYVTIYAFSIDNFKRRPEEVQSVMDLMLEKIEGLLKEESIVNQYGVRVYFIGNLNLLSETVRLATEKAMKATSNNDKIILLVCMAYTSTDEIVHAAQESCNNKRHEIQSVMKMNDAQNGDIGKKKLGENYVIKLADIERNMYMGVAPDPDILIRSSGETRLSNFLLWQTSNCLLYSPKALWPEVGLCHLVWAVLNFQRVHTELEKRRKQL; encoded by the exons ATGCTTGGAGCTGTATGTTTAAATTCCATTGGCATTTTTCTACCAAATTTGCAGAATCATAGGTTCGGCAAAAAATTGAAATGGACAACAAGAAGGAAAATCTTGCTGGCAG ATGGCAATCGAAGATATGCCAGGAAGTGGGATCTTGGAGAAGGAATGGGCCATAGAGCCGGATTTTTGTCTCTCATGTCATTGATGAAGTACTGCTACGAATTGGGTGTGAAATATGTGACCATATATGCATTTAGCATCGACAATTTCAAAAGAAGGCCTGAAGAAGTTCAGAGTGTGATGGATTTGATGCTCGAGAAAATTGAAGGTTTGCTCAAGGAAGAAAGTATAGTGAACCAATATGGGGTCAGGGTATATTTTATCGGGAACTTGAATCTTTTAAGTGAAACTGTAAGACTTGCTACTGAAAAGGCCATGAAAGCCACATCTAATAATGACAAAATCATTCTCCTTGTTTGTATGGCCTatacttcaactgatgaaattgTGCATGCTGCTCAAGAATCTTGCAACAATAAGCGGCATGAGATTCAATCTGTGATGAAAATGAATGATGCTCAAAATGGTGATATTGGTAAAAAAAAACTTGGGGAAAACTATGTTATAAAGCTTGCAGATATCGAGAGAAACATGTACATGGGAGTGGCACCTGATCCTGATATCTTGATCCGTTCCTCAGGCGAGACTCGACTGAGCAATTTTCTGCTTTGGCAAACTTCAAACTGCCTTTTGTATTCCCCCAAAGCATTGTGGCCGGAAGTTGGCTTGTGCCATTTGGTGTGGGCTGTACTGAACTTCCAGAGAGTCCATACCGAGCTGGAGAAGAGAAGGAAGCAGCTGTAA
- the LOC140964935 gene encoding dehydrodolichyl diphosphate synthase 6-like isoform X3, with translation MGHRAGFLSLMSLMKYCYELGVKYVTIYAFSIDNFKRRPEEVQSVMDLMLEKIEGLLKEESIVNQYGVRVYFIGNLNLLSETVRLATEKAMKATSNNDKIILLVCMAYTSTDEIVHAAQESCNNKRHEIQSVMKMNDAQNGDIGKKKLGENYVIKLADIERNMYMGVAPDPDILIRSSGETRLSNFLLWQTSNCLLYSPKALWPEVGLCHLVWAVLNFQRVHTELEKRRKQL, from the coding sequence ATGGGCCATAGAGCCGGATTTTTGTCTCTCATGTCATTGATGAAGTACTGCTACGAATTGGGTGTGAAATATGTGACCATATATGCATTTAGCATCGACAATTTCAAAAGAAGGCCTGAAGAAGTTCAGAGTGTGATGGATTTGATGCTCGAGAAAATTGAAGGTTTGCTCAAGGAAGAAAGTATAGTGAACCAATATGGGGTCAGGGTATATTTTATCGGGAACTTGAATCTTTTAAGTGAAACTGTAAGACTTGCTACTGAAAAGGCCATGAAAGCCACATCTAATAATGACAAAATCATTCTCCTTGTTTGTATGGCCTatacttcaactgatgaaattgTGCATGCTGCTCAAGAATCTTGCAACAATAAGCGGCATGAGATTCAATCTGTGATGAAAATGAATGATGCTCAAAATGGTGATATTGGTAAAAAAAAACTTGGGGAAAACTATGTTATAAAGCTTGCAGATATCGAGAGAAACATGTACATGGGAGTGGCACCTGATCCTGATATCTTGATCCGTTCCTCAGGCGAGACTCGACTGAGCAATTTTCTGCTTTGGCAAACTTCAAACTGCCTTTTGTATTCCCCCAAAGCATTGTGGCCGGAAGTTGGCTTGTGCCATTTGGTGTGGGCTGTACTGAACTTCCAGAGAGTCCATACCGAGCTGGAGAAGAGAAGGAAGCAGCTGTAA